From the genome of Mastomys coucha isolate ucsf_1 unplaced genomic scaffold, UCSF_Mcou_1 pScaffold6, whole genome shotgun sequence, one region includes:
- the Dnajb9 gene encoding dnaJ homolog subfamily B member 9, translated as MATPQSVFVFAICILMITELILASKSYYDILGVPKSASERQIKKAFHKLAMKYHPDKNKSPDAEAKFREIAEAYETLSDANSRKEYDSIGHSAFTNGRGQRGNGSPFEQSFNFNFDDLFKDFNFFGQNQNTRSKKHFENHFQTRQDGSSRQRHHFQEFSFGGGLFDDMFEDMEKMFSFSGFDTTNRHTVQTENRFHGSSKHCRTVTQRRGNMVTTYTDCSGQ; from the exons ATGGCTACTCCACAGTCAGTTTTCGTCTTTGCAATCTGCATTTTAATGATAACAGAATTAATCCTAGCCTCAAAAAGCTACTATGATATCTTAGGTGTGCCAAAGTCTGCCTCAGAGAGACAAATCAAAAAGGCCTTTCACAAATTAGCTATGAAGTACCATCCTGACAAAAATAAAAGCCCAGATGCTGAAGCAAAATTCAGAGAGATTGCAGAAG CATATGAAACGCTCTCGGATGCCAATAGTCGGAAAGAGTATGATTCAATTGGACACAGTGCTTTTACTAATGGCAGAGGACAAAGAGGCAATGGAAGTCCTTTTGAGCAGTCATTTAACTTCAATTTTGATGACTTATttaaagactttaatttctttggtCAGAACCAAAACACTCGGTCTAAGAAGCATTTTGAAAATCACTTCCAGACACGCCAGGATGGTTCCAGTAGACAGAGGCATCACTTCCAGGAGTTTTCGTTTGGAGGTGGATTATTTGATGATATGTTTGAAGACatggagaaaatgttttcttttagtgGCTTTGATACCACCAATCGACACACAGTACAGACTGAAAATAGATTTCATGGATCTAGCAAGCACTGCAGGACTGTCACTCAACGAAGAGGAAATATGGTTACTACATACACTGATTGTTCAGGACAGTAG